A stretch of DNA from Nocardioides sp. Arc9.136:
GGACCGTAGATCGACTTGGAGTCCGCGGCGGTCACCGTGAGCACCCACCGCAGCACGTAGGAACCCAGGATCCAGGCCACGAGCGAGAACGTCGCGCCGGGCAGGTTGAAGCTCCAGTTCGTCCGCACCGGCACCGACACGTGGTAGAGCGTGGCGAGGAAGCAGATGCACACGATCGAGACCGCGGGCCAGTAGAACGACAGCAGGAAGTCCAGGGACTCCGGCAGGGCGTCGCGCACCAGCGACGGGCCGGCGACCATGAGCGGGATCGAGAAGACGCCCGTGACCAGCGCCAGCACGTAGAGCACGAACGACAGGGCGCGGGTCTTGATGATCCCGCGGTGCCCGCCGAGCCCGTGCATGATCGTGATGGTGTCGACGAAGACGTTGAGGGCGCGGGACCCCGACCACAGCGCCAGCACGAAGCCGAGCGAGATCACGTCGAACCGGCCGCCGCGCAGCACGTCGTTCATCGTCGGCACGATCACCCCGTCGACGGCCCGCTCGGTGAGCAGGCGGGAGGACAGGTCGACGACCGCCTGCCGCACGTCCTCGACCTGCGCCGGGCTGAACCGGTCGGTCACGTAGCCGATCGCTCCCGCCATCGCGAAGATCAGGGGCGGCACCGACAGCACGGCGAAGAACGCACCCTCCGCCGCCAGCCCGGTGACCCGGTAGCGCATGCACGAGCCCACCGTCGCGACCACGAGGCGCCAGATCGTGTGCCCCATGCGCGCCAGCCAGCCGACCACGCGGTCCCGGACACCCGGCTCCGCCCGGCCCTCCCGCCGCCCCGCCGTCCGGGGCCCGGTCGCCGGGTCCATGGTCCTACGGTATCCGCATGCGCACCGAGATCCGGGTCACCACGAACCAGGCGCCGCCACTGGTGGGTCACAACGTCGTCACGGCCGACCGGGCACTGTCCGAGGCGGTCCTCCGCCACGGTTCGCAGGAGGTCCTCGACGACCTGGTCGAGCTGGGTGCGCAGGCCGGCTCGGCCGAGGCCCGCGAGCACGGGCAGCTCGCCAACGAGCACCACCCGCGGCTCACGCCGTACGACCGCTTCGGCAACCGGATCGACGAGGTCGTCTTCCACCCGTCCTGGCACTGGCTGATGGAGCGGGCCGTCGGTCATGGGCTCGCCGCGGCCCCCTGGGAGCAGCAGGAGGCCGGCGCGCCGCACGCCCACCTGCGGCGCGCGGCCGGCTTCATGGCGTGGTCGCACACCGAGCCCGGCCACGGCTGCCCGATCTCGATGACGTACGCCGCGGTGCCGGCGCTCCGCGCCGACGACGCGCTCGCCAAGGAGTGGGCCCCGCTGCTCGCCAGCACGACCTACGACCCGGGCGTCCGCCTCGCCTCGGAGAAGCGCGGCGCGCTCGCCGGCATGGGCATGACCGAGAAGCAGGGCGGCTCGGACGTGCGGGCGAACACCACCTCGGCCCGCCCGGCCGGCACCGACGGCACCTACACGCTGCACGGGCACAAGTGGTTCACCTCGGCGCCGATGAACGACGTCTTCCTCGTGCTCGCCCAGACCGACGGCGGGGTCACCTGCTTCGTCGTCCCCCGCGTCCTGCCCGACGGCACGCGCAACCAGCTCGACGTCGTACGGCTCAAGGACAAGCTCGGCAACCGGTCGAACGCCTCCTCCGAGCTCGAGCTCGACGGGACCGTCGCGCACCGCCTCGGCGACGAGGGCCGCGGTGTCCGGACGATCATCGAGATGGTTGCCGCGACCCGGCTCGACTGCGTGCTCGGGTCGGCGGGCCTGATGCGCCGCGCGGTGTCCGAGGCCTCCTGGCACGCCGCGCACCGCTCGGCGTTCGGCTCGGTGCTCGCCGAGAAGCCGCTCATGCAGAACGTCCTGGCCGACCTCGCGGTCGAGACCGAGGCCGCCACCGTCCTGGCAATGCGGCTCGCCACCGCGGTCGACCGGCTGCACGACCCGCACGAGGCGGCACTGCGCCGCATCGCCCTGCCGCTCGCGAAGTTCTGGGTCTGCAAGCGCACCCCGGCCATGGTCGGGGAGGCGCTGGAGTGCCTCGGCGGCAACGGCTACGTCGAGGAGTCGGTCATGCCGCTGCTCTACCGCGAGGCCCCGCTCAACTCCGTGTGGGAGGGCTCGGGCAACGTCAACGCCCTCGACGTGCTGCGGGCGCTCGGCCGCGAGCCGGAGGTCCTCGACGCCTGGATCACCGAGGTCGGCCTGGCCCGCGGCGGCGACGCCCGTCTCGACCGCGCGATCGACGACGTGCTGGCGATGCTCGGCTCGCTCATGGGCGACCCCTCCCAGCTCGAGGTCGGCGCCCGGCGGCTGGCCGGCCGGATGGCCGCGGTGCTCCAGGGCTCGCTGCTCGTCCGCTCCGGCTCCCCCGAGGTCGCGGACGTCTTCTGCGCCTCGCGCCTGGGCGGCTCCTACGACGGCACGTACGGCGCCCTCGCCGGCGGCGACCTCCGCGCGATCGTCGAGCGGACCACCCCGGTCGTCTGAGGCGGCCGGCCCTGTGGACGACCGGAGCGGCGAGGAGCGACCTGCGACAGCCTGGGGACGTGCTGAGGGAGCTGGTGACCAGGTTGGGCGGGACCGCCACGCGTGCCCAGCTGCTCACCCTCGCCACCCGGACCGACCTGGCGCGTTCGCTGGACCGGGGCGAGGTCGTCCGCGTGGCGCGCGATCGCTACGTGCTGGCGTCGACCGACGCGGCGGTGTCCACCGCCCATGCGCTGAGCGGTGTCCTGTGCCTGACGAGCGCTGCGCTCCACCACGGGTGGGCGGTCAAGACCCTGCCGGAACGCCCGCACGTGGCCGTCGCCCGCAACCGTCGACTCTCCCCGGGGCACCGGGCTCAGGCCGAGGTGCACCGCGCTTCCCACCAGCCCGACGACCTCGCCGGGGGCGTCGCCACGAGCAAGGACGTCACGCTCGTCCAGTGCCTCCGCTCGCTGCCGTTCGACGAGGCGCTAGCCGTGGCCGACTCGGCAGCCCGGGCCGGTGACGTCGCGGCCCTCCGACGGGCGGCCCGGACGGCCCGAGGAGCGGAGCCGCCCGGGTCCGAGCCGTCGCAGCGGCGGCGAGCGCCGAGGCCGCGAACCCGTTCGAGTCCGTGCTGCGCGCCATCGCGCTGGACGTGCCGGGGCTGACGGTCGAGCCGCAGCGCCTGATCACCTCGGTCACGCCGTGGGTGCGCCCCGACCTCGTCGACCTCCGGCTGCGCATCGTGCTGGAGGCCGACTCCTTCGAGTGGCACGGGAGCCGGGCCGCGCTGCGCCGCGACGCCCGCCGCTACAACCTGCTGGTCGCCGACGGGTGGATCGTGCTGCGGTTCTCCTGGGAGGACGTGATGCACGACCCCACCCACGTGCGGACCGTCCTCACTGCCGTGACCGCCCGACGTACCGAAGTCGCCTGCGCCGCCTGCACGGCCGCTCGACGGTGATGCCGGAGGCACTTCGGTACGTCCGCAGGTCGGCGCCCGGTCGCTCAGCCCGCAGGCGTGGTCACCCGCTCGTCGGTCGGGGCGTTGCCGCCGGTCTCCACCGGCTCGTCGTCGTCGAGCATCGTGGTCTCGTCGAAGGGGGCGTCGCCGGCCAGGACGCGGTCGAGCCGCTCGTGGTCGAGGCCGCCGGTCCAGTGGCCGACCAGCACGGTGGCGACGGCGTTGCCGGCGAAGTTGGTGAGCGCGCGCGCCTCCGACATGAACCGGTCGATGCCGACGATCAGGCCGACCCCGTCGAGGAGCTCGGGCCGGTGGGAGCTGAGCCCACCGGCGAGGGTGGCGAGGCCGGCGCCGGAGACGCCCGCGGCTCCCTTGGAGGCGATGATCATGAACAGCAGGAGGGAGATCTGCTCGCCGATCGAGAGCGGGTCGCCCAGCGCCTCGGCGATGAAGAGCGACGCCATGGTCAGGTAGATCGCGGTGCCGTCGAGGTTGAAGGAGTAGCCGGTGGGCACGACGACGCCCACCGTGGGCTTGTCGATGCCGGCGTGCTCCATCTTCGCGATCAGGCGGGGCAGCGCGGTCTCCGAGGACGACGTCGACACGATCAGCAGGAACTCCCGGCCGAGGTACTTCAGGAGCTTGAGGATGTTCACCCCGGCGAACACCCGCAGCAGGGTGCCGAGCACGAGCAGCACGAAGATCAGGCAGGTGGCGTAGAAGCCGATCATGATCACCGCCAGGCTCTTCAGCGCGTCGACGCCCGTCTCCCCCACGACGCCCGCCATCGCGCCGAACGCCCCGACCGGCGCGGCCCACATGACCATCGCGAGCACGCGGAACACGAGCTTCTGGAGGTGGCCGAAGACCGCGAGCACCGGCTCGCCGGAACGACCCATCGCCTGGAGGGCGAACCCGACGAGCAACGCGACCAGCAGCGTCTGCAGCACCTCGCCCGAGGTCAGCGCCGAGAACAGCGAGTCGGGGATCATCCCGAGGAGGAAGTCGGTGGTCGACTCCTTCTCCCCCGCCTGCTCCTGGCCGGCGGCCGCCACCTCCTCGTCCAGGTCCAAGCCCTCGCCCGGCTTCAGCAGGTTGCCGACGACCAGGCCGATCGCCAGCGCGACCGTCGACATCGTCAGGAAGTAGCCCAGCGCGAGGCCGCCGACCTTGCCGACCCGGGCCGCGCTGGCCACGGAGCCGACGCCGATCACGATCGTCACGAAGATGACCGGCTGGATCATCATCTTGATCAGCGCGACGAACGCCTCGCCGAGGAACGCCAGCTCAGTGGCGAAGTCCGGCGCCACGAGCCCGACGGCGATGCCCGCGACCACGGCCGCGATCACCGCGATGTAGAGGTAGTGCGTGCGGCTCTTCGGGGGCGCCTGGCCACCCGACCCGTCAGGTCGGTCGCTCGGAGCGGCGTCGGTGGTGGCGGACATGGCGGCTCCCGGGCTCGCGGACGGTGACCGGGGCAGGTACCCGCCTGTGATCCACCCGACACCGCGCCGGCGCCCGCCCCCGACGCGGGGCGGGCCGGCCGGGGACCGGGGTCAGGACAGCTCGAGGCCTGGGTAGAGCGGGTGCTTGTCCAGCATCTCGGCCGAGGCACCCTTGACCCGGTCGGCCACCCCGTCGCCCAGGACGTACGACGCCTTCGACGGCCCGCCCGCCTTGGTGGTGCCCGGCTGGGTGTTCCCCAGCACGTCGACGATCAGCTCGGCGACGCGGTCGAACTCGTCGTGGCCGAAGCCGCGGGTCGTCAGCGCGGGCGTGCCGAGGCGGATGCCGGAGGTGTACCAGGCGCCGTTCGGGTCCTGCGGCACCGAGTTGCGGTTGGTCACCACGCCCGCGTCGAGCAGGGCCGACTCCGCCTGCCGGCCGGTGAGGCCGAAGGAGGACACGTCGAGCAGCACGAGGTGGTTGTCGGTGCCGCCGGTGACCAGGTCCGCGCCCCGCGCGAGGAAGCCCTCGGCGAGCGACTTGGCGTTGTCGGCGACCTGCCGGGCGTAGGTGCGGAAGGAGTCCTGGCGCGCCTCGGCCAGCGCGACGGCCTTGGCGGCCATCACGTGCGAGAGCGGGCCGCCGAGGACCATCGGGCAGCCGCGGTCGACGCTCGGGGCGTACTCCTCGGTCGCCAGCACCATGCCGCCACGCGGACCACGCAGCGACTTGTGGGTGGTCGTGGTGACGACGTGCGCGTGCGGCACCGGGTCCTCGTTCCCGGTGAAGACCTTGCCCGCGACCAGGCCGGCGAAGTGCGCCATGTCGACCATGAGCGTCGCGCCGACCTCGTCGGCGATCTCGCGCATCTTCGCGAAGTCCACGCGCCGGGGGTACGCCGAGTAGCCGGCGACCAGCACGAGCGGCTTGAACTCGCGGGCCTTCGCGGCGACCGCGTCGTAGTCGAGCAGCCCGGTCGTGGGGTCGGTGCCGTACTGCTGCTGGTGGAACATCTTGCCGCTGATGTTGGGGCGGAAGCCGTGGGTCAGGTGGCCGCCGGCGTCGAGGGACATGCCGAGCAGCCGCTGGTTGCCCAGGTCCTTGCGCAGCGACTCCCAGTCGGCCTCGGTCAGCTCGCTGACGTTCTTGGCACCCAGCCGCTCCAGGGCGGGCGACTCGACGCGGTGGGCCAGGATCGACCAGAAGGCGACCAGGTTGGCGTCGATGCCGGAGTGCGGCTGGACGTAGGCGTACTCGGCGCCGAACAGCTCGCGGGCGTGCTCGGCGGCGAGCGACTCCACCGTGTCGACGTTCTGGCAGCCGGCGTAGAAGCGGTGCCCGACGGTGCCCTCGGCGTACTTGTCGCTGAACCAGGTGCCCATGGTCATCAGCACGGCCGGCGAGGCGTAGTTCTCGCTCGCGATCAGCTTCAGGGAGGCCCGCTGGTCGGCGAGCTCCTGACGGGTGGCCTGCGCGATCCGCGGCTCGACCGAGGCGATGACCTCGAGGGCCTGCGAGTACGCGCTACTGGAGAGGCGGGAGAGGTCGTCGCTCATGCGGCCCACCCTAGTGAGGTCTGCGGCCGGCGACCGCTTCCTCGCGGGTGCACCGGCGGTGTGACGTGGGACGCACCGCGACCGTAGGCACGCGGCGCCGCGGGAGTACCGTCTCGCATCATGGACAGCCGTCCCACCACATGAGATGTCGCCTTGTGAGCAGCACGTCCGGCCCTTGAGACTCCTTGACATGGTCTCCGCTGCAACGCACGCCTTCCTCGTGGTCCGCCGCCACGTGGACCTCGGGCGTACCCGCAGCTCGATGTGTCGCTAGCGCTGACGACGCCGACCCACGACCGACCGCCGCGCCGCCCCCGAGGCCGCGCCGCACACCAGCGCGAAGGACACACCTGTGACCGAGACCCCCGCCCGCCCTGCGCCGAAGCCCCGCCCCAAGCGTGGTGAGGGCCAGTGGGCCCTGGGCTACCGGGAGCCGCTCAACAAGAACGAGCAGTCGAAGAAGGACGACAACCCTCTGAACGTGCGGGGGCGGATCCTCTCGATCTACTCCAAGCGCGGGTTCGACTCCATCGATCCCGCCGACCTCCGCGGCCGGTTCCGCTGGATGGGCCTCTACACCCAGCGCGCCCCCGGCTTCGACGGCGGCAAGACCGCCACGGTGCCGGAGGAGGAGCTGGACGACCGCTACTTCATGCTGCGGGTCCGCTCCGACGGCCGGCTGCTCTCCCCCGCGGCGGTCCGCGCGCTCGGCACCATCGGCCAGGACTTCGCCCGGGACACCGCCGACGTCACCGACCGCGCCAACATCCAGTACCACTGGATCCGCATCGAGGACGTCCCGGCGATCTGGGACCGCCTCGACGAGGCCGGCCTCAGCTCGCTCGAGGCCTGCGGCGACTCCCCCCGCCCGTTCCTGGGCTCCCCGGTCGCCGGCGTGGCCACCGACGAGATCATCGACGGGACCTCGGCGCTCGAGGAGATCTTCGAGCGCTACATCGGCAACCCGGACTTCTCGAACCTGCCGCGCAAGTTCAAGACCGCCGTCACCGGCCACCCCTCGCACGACGTGTCGCCGGAGACCAACGACGTCTCCTTCGTCGGCACCGTGCACCCCGAGCACGGGCCCGGGTTCGACCTGTGGGTCGGCGGCGGCCTCTCCACCAACCCCATGCTCGCCCAGAAGCTGGGCGTGTGGATCCCTCTCGCGGACGTCCCGGACGTCTGGGAGGGCGTCGCCTCGATCTTCCGCGACTACGGCTACCGCCGGCTGCGCTCGCGGGCGCGGCTGAAGTTCCTCGTCGCCGACTGGGGCACCGAGAAGTTCCGCGAGGTCCTCGAGACCGAGTACCTCCGGCGCGAGCTGGTCTCCAACCCCTCGCCCGCCTCGCCGGTCGGGCACCGCGACCACATCGGCGTCCACGACCAGAAGGACGGCAAGAAGTACGTCGGCGTCGCGCCGACCGCCGGACGGGTCTCCGGCACGATGCTGGCGCAGCTGGCCGACCTGATGGACACCCACGCCATCGCGGGCGCCCGCCTGACGCCGTACCAGAAGATCGTGCTCATCGGCGTCGAGCCCGCCGCCGTGGAGGAGGTCGTCGCCCGCCTCGACGAGATCGGCCTCTCGGCGCGCCCCTCGAACTGGCGTCGCAACACAATGGCCTGCACCGGCATCGAGTTCTGCAAGCTGGCGATCGTCGACACCAAGGAGCGTGCGCGCCGCCTGGTGGACTCCCTCGAGCAGCGCTTCCCCGACCTCGACACCCCCATCACGGTCAACGTCAACGGCTGCCCCAACGCCTGCGCCCGCACCCAGGTCGGCGACATCGGCCTCAAGGGCCAGCTGGTCATGCACGACGGCGAGCAGGTCGAGGGCTTCCAGGTCCACCTGGGCGGCGCGACCGGGCTGGAGGCCAACTTCGGCCGCAAGCTGCGCGCCCACAAGGTGACCAGCGCCGGGCTCGACGACTACATCACCGCGGTCGTCACCAACTACCTCGCCGACCGCACCGACGGGGAGACCTTCTCCGCCTGGGTGCACCGGGCCGACGAGGAGCTGCTGCGCGGCGAGCGACAGCTGGCGGCGAGCGCGTCATGAGCGAGCGCGCAGGAACGCCGTACCACTGCCCGTTCTGCGGCGAGGAGGACCTGCGCCCGCACGAGGTGGTCTCGGAGTCCGGCGAGGTCAGCAGCCCGCACGGCACCTGGGAGTGCCGCGGCTGCCTGCGCGCCTTCTCCCTGAAGATGCTCGGCATGGTCCGTCCCGGGTCGTCGGGGGTGGTCTCGTGACCGCCGCGACCACGACCTCGGCGCGCAACTACCGCGGCATCGAGACCGAGGGGCGCACGCCCGAGGAGCTGCGCGAGCTCGTCTCCCACTGGGGCGCCGAGCTCGAGCTGGCACCGGCCGAGGTGATCATCGAGTGGGCCGCCGCGACGTTCGGCGAGCGGTTCTGCGTGACCTCCTCGATGGGCGACGCCGCCCTCGCGCACCTCGCCTCGAAGGTCGTCCCCGGCATCGACGTGGTCTTCCTCGACACCGGCTACCACTTCGTCGAGACGATCGGCACGCGCGACGCCGTCGAGGCGACGATGGACGTCACCCTCCTCACCATCACGCCGCGCCAGACCGTCGCCGAGCAGGACGCCGAGCACGGCAAGGACCTCTACCGGACCGACCCGGACCTGTGCTGCAAGCTGCGCAAGGTCCAGCCGCTCGCCGACGCGCTGTCGGGGTACGACGCGTGGGCCACCGGCCTGCGACGCGCCGAGACCCACAACCGGGTGATCGCCCCGGTGATCGGCTGGGACGCCAAGAAGAGCAAGGTGAAGGTCTCGCCGCTCGCGCGCTGGAGCGACGAGCAGATGGAGCGCTACATCGCCGAGAACGGCGTGCTGGTCAACCCGCTCGTCTACGACGGCTACCCCTCCATCGGCTGCGCGCCGTGCACCCGCAGGGTCGCCCCCGGCGAGGACCCGCGCAGCGGCCGCTGGGCCGGCACGAACAAGACCGAGTGCGGGATCCACACGTGATCGCCCCTCGCACTCTCCCCACCCGGACCCCCGACAGCGTGGTCGGTCGTTCTCCCGTCATCGCCCCGTCCCGAAGGAGGCCGTCGTCATGACCGCTCCTGCCCTGGTGGCGCTGGCTCACGGCAGTCGTGACCCGCGCTCCGCCGCCACGATCACCGACCTCGTCGCCGAGGTCCGCTCCATGCGCCCGGACCTCCGCGTCGAGCAGGCGTTCCTCGAGCTGTCCAAGCCGACGTTCGCGAAGGTCGTCGACAAGCTCGTGCGCGCCGGGCACGACGAGATCGTCGTCGTGCCGCTGCTGCTGACCGAGGCCCACCACGCCACCGTCGACGTGCCCCGCGCCATCGCCGAGGCGACCGAGCGGCACCCCGGCCTCCAGGTCCGCGCGACCGACGTCCTCGGCCTCGAGCCGTGCTTCCTCGAGGTCCTCGACGTGCGGATGCGCGAGGCGCTGCGCGCGGCCCGGGTCCGTGAGCTCGACGCGCTCGTGCTGGCCGCGGCCGGCACCTCCGACGCCCTGGCCAACCAGTCCGTCGCCCGTCTGGCGCGGCTGTGGGGCGCCCACCACAAGCTGCCGGTCACGGCCGCCTTCGCCTCGGCCGCTCCCCCGGCCGCCGGCGAGGCCGTCCGCGCGTTCCGCGCCGAGGGCCGTCGCCACATCGCGGTGGCGTCGCTCTTCCTGGCCCCGGGCTTCCTGCCGGACCGGGCAGCCGAGCTCGCCCTCGAGGCGGGCGCCGTCGCCGTCTCCGAGCCGCTCGGCGCGCACCCGGAGGTGGCCCGGACGATCCTCGCCCGGTACGCCGTCGGCGCCGTGGAGCTCGTGCCGGTGTGAGCAGGTGCGGTCGGGTGGTCGAGACCGCCCGACCGCCGGCACGACCGGATCCGCTGGGTTTCCGCAAGTCCCGGCGAAGTCGATGGTGCGCGGTGTCGCCCGGCCCTACGGTGGGGCGTCCGTTGTTCGCCAGCCCGGGTGCGTGTCGTTCACACCCGTTCCTGGCCGGGCCTCGGGCGTGAGCGCGCTGCTGCGGCAGACCTCACGGGCGGCCCGTCCCTCCGGGGGGCAGAGGTCGGGCCGCCCACCCGGCCACCGGAGCGCCGGTCGGTCCCTCCCGCTCCCCGGGATGACGGCCGCGGGGCGGCTCAGCCGACCAGGCAGCCCAGCAGGTGTGCGAGCTGGGCGGCCGGATCGCTGGTGACCCCGCCGTGGACCGGTCCGGGCTGGATCACCGTGCTCTTCGGCGCCTTCAGGAACCCGAAGCGCTGGCCGATCGGGTGGGCACCCGCCGCTCCCCCGCGGTCGTCCCCGGCGCAGACGCCCTCCACGAACCGCAGGGCGTCGCGCACCTGGTAGACGTCGATGCGCGGGTCCAGCGCACGGAGCCGGCCGGCGTCGACCTGCCACGCCACGTCGAGGTAGTCCGCAGCCTGGCAGTAGACCACCACGCCGACGTTGAGGAACTCCTCGCGGTCCACGCGCGGGACGCAGCGGAGCACGACGTACTGGTAGGCGAGGCGCGTCATCGGGCCCCCTCCCCGCTGCCGGGGAGCCAGGCCCGGGTGGCCAGGCGGGCGGTGAGGAACTCGACGTACGCCGCGCGCACGGCGTCCGGCGTCGACGCCCCCGGCACCGGCTCCAGCCAGGCGTCCGGCACCAGCGCCAGCACCTCGGGCAGGTCCTCGGGGCCGAGCAGGCCGCGGACCTCCGCGTCGGCGGCCGGCAGGTCGCCGGCGTGGGCGGAGAGCACGTGGTCGTCCATCCGCCACGGCTGCGCAGCGAAGCGCTCCGCGGCGCCGTCCTTCTCCAGCGCGCCGCCCGGCCACCCGTGGTGGAAGTAGAGCGACGCCCCGTGGTCGATCACCCACAGGTCGCCGTGCCAGACCAGCAGGTTCGGGTTGCGCCAGCTGCGGTCCACGTTGGCGCAGAACGCGTCGAGCCACAGCACCTTCGCGGCCACGTCCGCGGCGCTCGCCCCGCCCGCGGCCGGCTGGTCGTGGCCGGCGTCGTAGCCGAAGGAGCCGGGCAGGAAGTCCACACCGAGGTTGAGCCCGACGCTGGCGACCAGCAGGTCCTGCACCTCCTCGTCGGCCTCGTAGCGCGCGATCTCGGCGTCCAGGTCGAGCACCACCAGGCGCGGGGTGCGCAGCCCGATGCGGCGAGCCAGCTCCGCC
This window harbors:
- a CDS encoding YihY/virulence factor BrkB family protein produces the protein MDPATGPRTAGRREGRAEPGVRDRVVGWLARMGHTIWRLVVATVGSCMRYRVTGLAAEGAFFAVLSVPPLIFAMAGAIGYVTDRFSPAQVEDVRQAVVDLSSRLLTERAVDGVIVPTMNDVLRGGRFDVISLGFVLALWSGSRALNVFVDTITIMHGLGGHRGIIKTRALSFVLYVLALVTGVFSIPLMVAGPSLVRDALPESLDFLLSFYWPAVSIVCICFLATLYHVSVPVRTNWSFNLPGATFSLVAWILGSYVLRWVLTVTAADSKSIYGPLAAPIAVLLWLYIVAIAVLIGAAVNAAFDTVFPQKSTTRARLELMTRLRHLGARDR
- a CDS encoding acyl-CoA dehydrogenase family protein; the protein is MRTEIRVTTNQAPPLVGHNVVTADRALSEAVLRHGSQEVLDDLVELGAQAGSAEAREHGQLANEHHPRLTPYDRFGNRIDEVVFHPSWHWLMERAVGHGLAAAPWEQQEAGAPHAHLRRAAGFMAWSHTEPGHGCPISMTYAAVPALRADDALAKEWAPLLASTTYDPGVRLASEKRGALAGMGMTEKQGGSDVRANTTSARPAGTDGTYTLHGHKWFTSAPMNDVFLVLAQTDGGVTCFVVPRVLPDGTRNQLDVVRLKDKLGNRSNASSELELDGTVAHRLGDEGRGVRTIIEMVAATRLDCVLGSAGLMRRAVSEASWHAAHRSAFGSVLAEKPLMQNVLADLAVETEAATVLAMRLATAVDRLHDPHEAALRRIALPLAKFWVCKRTPAMVGEALECLGGNGYVEESVMPLLYREAPLNSVWEGSGNVNALDVLRALGREPEVLDAWITEVGLARGGDARLDRAIDDVLAMLGSLMGDPSQLEVGARRLAGRMAAVLQGSLLVRSGSPEVADVFCASRLGGSYDGTYGALAGGDLRAIVERTTPVV
- a CDS encoding DUF559 domain-containing protein, whose translation is MLRAIALDVPGLTVEPQRLITSVTPWVRPDLVDLRLRIVLEADSFEWHGSRAALRRDARRYNLLVADGWIVLRFSWEDVMHDPTHVRTVLTAVTARRTEVACAACTAARR
- a CDS encoding cation:dicarboxylase symporter family transporter; translation: MSATTDAAPSDRPDGSGGQAPPKSRTHYLYIAVIAAVVAGIAVGLVAPDFATELAFLGEAFVALIKMMIQPVIFVTIVIGVGSVASAARVGKVGGLALGYFLTMSTVALAIGLVVGNLLKPGEGLDLDEEVAAAGQEQAGEKESTTDFLLGMIPDSLFSALTSGEVLQTLLVALLVGFALQAMGRSGEPVLAVFGHLQKLVFRVLAMVMWAAPVGAFGAMAGVVGETGVDALKSLAVIMIGFYATCLIFVLLVLGTLLRVFAGVNILKLLKYLGREFLLIVSTSSSETALPRLIAKMEHAGIDKPTVGVVVPTGYSFNLDGTAIYLTMASLFIAEALGDPLSIGEQISLLLFMIIASKGAAGVSGAGLATLAGGLSSHRPELLDGVGLIVGIDRFMSEARALTNFAGNAVATVLVGHWTGGLDHERLDRVLAGDAPFDETTMLDDDEPVETGGNAPTDERVTTPAG
- a CDS encoding glycine hydroxymethyltransferase; protein product: MSDDLSRLSSSAYSQALEVIASVEPRIAQATRQELADQRASLKLIASENYASPAVLMTMGTWFSDKYAEGTVGHRFYAGCQNVDTVESLAAEHARELFGAEYAYVQPHSGIDANLVAFWSILAHRVESPALERLGAKNVSELTEADWESLRKDLGNQRLLGMSLDAGGHLTHGFRPNISGKMFHQQQYGTDPTTGLLDYDAVAAKAREFKPLVLVAGYSAYPRRVDFAKMREIADEVGATLMVDMAHFAGLVAGKVFTGNEDPVPHAHVVTTTTHKSLRGPRGGMVLATEEYAPSVDRGCPMVLGGPLSHVMAAKAVALAEARQDSFRTYARQVADNAKSLAEGFLARGADLVTGGTDNHLVLLDVSSFGLTGRQAESALLDAGVVTNRNSVPQDPNGAWYTSGIRLGTPALTTRGFGHDEFDRVAELIVDVLGNTQPGTTKAGGPSKASYVLGDGVADRVKGASAEMLDKHPLYPGLELS
- a CDS encoding nitrite/sulfite reductase translates to MTETPARPAPKPRPKRGEGQWALGYREPLNKNEQSKKDDNPLNVRGRILSIYSKRGFDSIDPADLRGRFRWMGLYTQRAPGFDGGKTATVPEEELDDRYFMLRVRSDGRLLSPAAVRALGTIGQDFARDTADVTDRANIQYHWIRIEDVPAIWDRLDEAGLSSLEACGDSPRPFLGSPVAGVATDEIIDGTSALEEIFERYIGNPDFSNLPRKFKTAVTGHPSHDVSPETNDVSFVGTVHPEHGPGFDLWVGGGLSTNPMLAQKLGVWIPLADVPDVWEGVASIFRDYGYRRLRSRARLKFLVADWGTEKFREVLETEYLRRELVSNPSPASPVGHRDHIGVHDQKDGKKYVGVAPTAGRVSGTMLAQLADLMDTHAIAGARLTPYQKIVLIGVEPAAVEEVVARLDEIGLSARPSNWRRNTMACTGIEFCKLAIVDTKERARRLVDSLEQRFPDLDTPITVNVNGCPNACARTQVGDIGLKGQLVMHDGEQVEGFQVHLGGATGLEANFGRKLRAHKVTSAGLDDYITAVVTNYLADRTDGETFSAWVHRADEELLRGERQLAASAS
- a CDS encoding phosphoadenylyl-sulfate reductase — translated: MTAATTTSARNYRGIETEGRTPEELRELVSHWGAELELAPAEVIIEWAAATFGERFCVTSSMGDAALAHLASKVVPGIDVVFLDTGYHFVETIGTRDAVEATMDVTLLTITPRQTVAEQDAEHGKDLYRTDPDLCCKLRKVQPLADALSGYDAWATGLRRAETHNRVIAPVIGWDAKKSKVKVSPLARWSDEQMERYIAENGVLVNPLVYDGYPSIGCAPCTRRVAPGEDPRSGRWAGTNKTECGIHT
- a CDS encoding sirohydrochlorin chelatase, which produces MTAPALVALAHGSRDPRSAATITDLVAEVRSMRPDLRVEQAFLELSKPTFAKVVDKLVRAGHDEIVVVPLLLTEAHHATVDVPRAIAEATERHPGLQVRATDVLGLEPCFLEVLDVRMREALRAARVRELDALVLAAAGTSDALANQSVARLARLWGAHHKLPVTAAFASAAPPAAGEAVRAFRAEGRRHIAVASLFLAPGFLPDRAAELALEAGAVAVSEPLGAHPEVARTILARYAVGAVELVPV
- a CDS encoding DUF3037 domain-containing protein, which gives rise to MTRLAYQYVVLRCVPRVDREEFLNVGVVVYCQAADYLDVAWQVDAGRLRALDPRIDVYQVRDALRFVEGVCAGDDRGGAAGAHPIGQRFGFLKAPKSTVIQPGPVHGGVTSDPAAQLAHLLGCLVG
- a CDS encoding HipA family kinase; its protein translation is MAAGLPVVAVTRYVTPLREGGSLPGIVEAEDLGTYVIKFRGAGQGVRVLVAEVVVAELARRIGLRTPRLVVLDLDAEIARYEADEEVQDLLVASVGLNLGVDFLPGSFGYDAGHDQPAAGGASAADVAAKVLWLDAFCANVDRSWRNPNLLVWHGDLWVIDHGASLYFHHGWPGGALEKDGAAERFAAQPWRMDDHVLSAHAGDLPAADAEVRGLLGPEDLPEVLALVPDAWLEPVPGASTPDAVRAAYVEFLTARLATRAWLPGSGEGAR